The genomic window TGATATCTTACCATATTTTATTGGTAATGAAACTACTCCTTTTAGTTCATCTCCTTTAATATCTTCAAAATCTTTTATTATCTCTCTAGCCCATGTTGCTAAAAATGAACATATAAATAAAATTATAGCAACTAACACCTCCTTACCAGCAGCAGCTCCAAATAGAAAAACAGAGCCAGTGAGATATGCTACAATAATATTTCCAAATATTTTTATTTTTTTAAAAGTTTTTGCATATAGATATAGTAATGAGCTATTAATTACAGCTATAATAAAAGCCAAAATGTTTATAAAGATACTTAACACTATCCCAATAATTAAAAAAGAGAATGATAACATCTTAGCTTCAAAAATTTTAACCCTTCCAGATGGTAAAGGGCGATAGGGTTTGTTTATTTTATCAATCTCTATATCATAAATATCATTTATTACATTTCCATAACCACATATAAAAAATATGGTTAAAAATATTAGTATTGCCTTATAATCAAAACAGAAATTACATGAAAGTAAATATCCTATAACTCCTCCAATACCAGCAGATATACAATTTTTCATTCTGATTAGTTCAATGAAAGCCTTCAAATAACCACCATAATAATGTATAGATCAATAAAAAAGCTATAATAGAATAGTCAATGGCTTTAAAAGCTCTTAAACTTTTATCTATATCTATCCTCCCATTTCCTAATTTATAATAACCTATTTTTTCTAAGCTCATATTTAAAGCATTTGCCAATGTAGCCATAGTAAATCCAGAGTTTGGAGAAGGAGTTTTTAAACTTTCAAATAAGAATCCATATAAAGCCCTCTTCCAATCTCCACCATAAAATGGAGCAGTTATTATTAATAAAAGTCCAGATATCTTTGAGGGTATAAAATTGAGAATATCATCTAATCTTGCTGCCAATTTTCCATAATAATAATACTTACTATTTTTATACCCTATCATTGCATCTAATGTATTTACTGTTCTATAAATAAAAGCCCCAACTAACCCAAAGAAGATAGCATAAAAAAGTG from Methanocaldococcus villosus KIN24-T80 includes these protein-coding regions:
- a CDS encoding UbiA family prenyltransferase; this encodes MKAFIELIRMKNCISAGIGGVIGYLLSCNFCFDYKAILIFLTIFFICGYGNVINDIYDIEIDKINKPYRPLPSGRVKIFEAKMLSFSFLIIGIVLSIFINILAFIIAVINSSLLYLYAKTFKKIKIFGNIIVAYLTGSVFLFGAAAGKEVLVAIILFICSFLATWAREIIKDFEDIKGDELKGVVSLPIKYGKISLYFSGFLLILAIVFSFIPYILNIFNIYYLILISACDFLFLISIVKLLRHQNAKEVSKEIKIIMNLVLLAFIISSLIR